In Eucalyptus grandis isolate ANBG69807.140 chromosome 4, ASM1654582v1, whole genome shotgun sequence, the following proteins share a genomic window:
- the LOC104428733 gene encoding polyphenol oxidase, chloroplastic, which yields MASLPSPATTTAVGTTTSSFSSPVAISTYGPFFPKRGPASFYSKHRKPSIRRSTISCKALSNDDSEQNPMSVKLDRRNVLIGLGGFYGAVGLRSDPFALAEPISVPDFTQCGKVNPCAKACCPPPTTEVLDFKLPSSNSPTRVRPAAHLADEDYIAKYAEAIRLMKALPADDPRSFMQQANVHCAYCDGYYNQVGFPHLEVQVHCSWLFFPFHRYYLYFYEKILGSLIKDPTFALPYWNWDAPGGMKMPAMFTDPHSPLYDFNRNPDHAPPMLVDLNYNCEHLPPSNLIDNNLSIMYRQMVSSGKTAKLFLGHAYRAGDHANPGAGSIELMPHNTVHNWCGDYRQPNLEDMGILYSAARDPLFFAHHSNVDRMWTLWKTLGGPKRTDFTHPDWLNASFLFYDENKQAVRVKVKDCLETTNLGYKYQDVDIPWRNSKPVPRKIAIKVTETSGGIADVAEIPRSIAHFPVKLDKVVSTLVKRPKQKRSKKEKEEKEEVLVIEGIELESDAFVKFDVHINDEQASLSSPDMTEFAGSFVNVPHKHKPGKKMKTKLTLGITELLEDLMCEDDEKILVTLNPRYGGEDVIISNIKIEFVD from the exons ATGGCTTCTCTTCCTTCACCAGCCACTACAACCGCCGTTggcaccaccacctcctccttctcttcccCCGTTGCCATCTCCACATACGGTCCGTTCTTCCCCAAACGTGGCCCAGCCTCCTTTTACTCGAAACATAGAAAACCCTCCATACGGCGATCGACCATTTCATGCAAGGCCCTGAGCAACGACGACTCTGAACAAAATCCTATGTCGGTGAAGCTCGACAGGAGGAATGTGCTCATTGGCCTTGGTGGCTTCTATGGGGCGGTCGGTCTAAGATCCGACCCATTCGCGCTTGCAGAGCCGATATCTGTCCCGGATTTTACCCAGTGTGGCAAGGTCAACCCCTGCGCGAAGGCCTGTTGCCCACCACCCACCACCGAGGTCCTAGACTTCAAGCTCCCATCCTCAAACTCGCCCACGCGCGTGAGGCCAGCTGCTCACTTGGCCGATGAGGACTACATAGCCAAATACGCCGAGGCCATTAGGCTCATGAAGGCCTTACCGGCTGACGATCCGCGTAGCTTCATGCAGCAAGCCAATGTGCATTGCGCCTATTGCGACGGGTACTATAACCAAGTCGGGTTTCCCCACCTGGAAGTCCAAGTCCACTGCTCTTGGCTATTCTTCCCATTCCACCGTTACTATCTCTACTTCTACGAGAAGATCTTGGGAAGCTTGATCAAAGACCCGACCTTCGCATTGCCCTATTGGAACTGGGATGCGCCTGGCGGCATGAAGATGCCCGCCATGTTCACTGACCCGCATTCACCTCTCTATGATTTCAACCGAAACCCGGATCATGCACCACCTATGCTTGTGGATCTCAACTACAACTGCGAGCACTTGCCCCCATCGAATCTGATTGACAACAACCTATCCATCATGTACAG GCAAATGGTGTCGAGCGGGAAGACGGCAAAACTCTTCCTCGGCCATGCCTACCGGGCAGGCGATCATGCAAATCCGGGGGCCGGGTCGATCGAGCTCATGCCGCACAATACAGTCCACAATTGGTGTGGCGACTACAGGCAGCCCAACCTCGAGGACATGGGCATTTTATACTCTGCCGCCCGAGACCCGCTCTTCTTTGCCCACCACTCCAATGTCGACCGCATGTGGACCCTGTGGAAAACCCTAGGAGGCCCGAAGAGGACCGACTTCACGCACCCGGACTGGCTCAATGCCTCCTTCCTGTTCTACGATGAGAACAAGCAGGCCGTGCGTGTGAAGGTCAAAGATTGCTTAGAAACCACTAACTTAGGTTATAAGTACCAAGATGTTGACATTCCGTGGCGAAACTCTAAGCCAGTCCCACGCAAAATAGCCATAAAGGTGACCGAGACCTCTGGGGGAATTGCTGATGTGGCGGAGATACCACGGTCTATCGCTCACTTCCCTGTTAAACTAGACAAAGTTGTGAGCACTCTGGTCAAGAGGCCGAAGCAAAAGAGAagcaagaaagagaaggaggagaaagaggaggtGTTGGTGATCGAAGGGATCGAGCTCGAGAGTGACGCGTTCGTGAAGTTCGACGTCCACATCAACGACGAGCAGGCTTCCCTGAGCAGCCCCGACATGACCGAGTTTGCGGGCAGCTTCGTGAACGTGCCGCACAAGCACAAGCCCGGCAAGAAGATGAAGACCAAGCTGACGCTGGGGATTACGGAGTTGTTGGAGGACCTGATGTGCGAGGACGACGAGAAGATCTTGGTGACTTTGAACCCGAGGTACGGCGGTGAGGACGTCATCATCAGCAACATCAAGATTGAATTCGTTGACTGA